From the Methanobacterium sp. CWC-01 genome, the window ATATTCCTCGTGGTATTCCATTAGAAGCTCTTAATGAGGCCCGTAACCTGGTGGAAGCATTTTTGAAATGCTAATAAGAAGTGAATCAAATTATCCGTAGTTGAATTTTTTTTGGAATTAAATAGTAGTTTTCAGCCTTAAAGTTCCATTTGTTAGTTAATCGCCTATAGTAACCCTATAGTAACCCTATAGATCTTTTTATGGCTGTAAGTTCTTCCACAAGTTCTTTATAACTAATTATCAGTTCGTAATAATCATCAAGCAAATCCCTTAAATCGTCATCGTGGATAATGGCCACACTATCCCCTACATTAAATCCTTCCATCAATCGTGGCATGGCCTTAATGTCATCCTTAGTGATTTCTCCCTGCAATATCCTGAGCTGACCGTCTGTGTACATATCATCACCCATTACTAATGATCAATGCTTATCTATACCCACTCATCCGATAACCACCATCTTGGTGCGGGTCATATCTTCAAGCGCATATTTAACACCCTCCTTGCCCATACCACTCATTTTAAAACCCCCAAATGGCATGTTATCCGTCCTGAAGGTGGGTTGTTTATTCACAAGAACAGACCCTGCTTCTATATTTTTCACCGCACGTTTAGCCCGGTTTATATCCTGAGTAAAAACCCCTGCTTGTAGACCATATTGGGTATAATTGGCCATTTTATAAGCTTCTTTTTCAGTTTTCACTCTTATAATGGGGGAAACTGGTCCGAAGGTTTCTTCCTGGACTACCTGCATATCTGGTTGTACATGGTCCAGGACGGTGGGTTGGTAGAATGACCCCTTTCTTTGGCCACCACAAAGAAGCTGTGCACCCTCCTTAACAGCATCTTCCACTTTATTCTGTACAGTTAAAGCAGCCTGTTCATCAATGAGTGGTCCCATGTCGGTTTTAGGATCCAGGGGATTGCCTACCTTTAATTTTTCAGTTTTTCGAATTAAATCCTCCAAAAAATCATCTGCCACCTGATCCTGTATGATTATCCTCTTAACGGCTATGCAAACCTGCCCGGCATTAAGATAGGATCCGGCCACAGTGGCGGAGACAGCTGCATCCAGATCAGCGTCTTCTAGGATCACCAGGGGATCGTTGCCACCCAGCTCCAGGGTAAGCTTTTTCAAACCAGCTTTCTGTGCTATGGACAATCCGGTGGGAACACTTCCAGTGAAGGATATTTTATTGATCAGGGTACTGGTAACTAATTCGTCCCCGATCACACTGCTTTTGCCAGTTACACAGTTAACCGCTCCAGGGGGAAGGTGATACCCCATGATTTCGGCCAGTTTCATGGCAGCCAGAGGGGCGGTGAGGGATGGTTTAAGGACCACCGAATTTTTGGCAGCCAGGGCGGGTGCCAGTTTGTGGATGGCCAGATTAACTGGATAATTAAAGGGAGTAATGGCCGCCACCACCCCTAATGGAATTTTTAGGGTAAAACCAAAAACACTTTTACCTGCGATAGCCGCGTCCATGGGCACTGTTTCTCCATATATTCGTTTACATTCCTCTGCAGACAGCTGGAGAGTCTCCAGAGTGCGTTGCATTTCCATACGTGAGTCTCGTATAGTCTTTCCGGTTTCCAGGGTTATCAGTCGGGCCATGTCTTCCTTATTCTCCCTGAGCTCCTGGTGTACGTCAGTGAGTATCCGGGAAAGCTTTCGGGAAGACATCTCATCCATCAATTTACAGGCCCGATTAGCGGCTAAAATGGCCCCCTTAACGTCTTCTACATTTCCCAGGGGAACTTTATCCACCAATTCATTGTTGAAAGGATTAATAACAGGTATATTATTATTTTTATCCTCTAATTTGCCATTGATCAACATTTTCATGCTTGAACCTCCTGGTGGTGTCTTAGCATAGGTTAGAAGAAAATTAAATTAAAAAAGTAAAATCAATAGTCAAAAATAACATTGGTGCTGTTTTAAAGGCTTAGGTACCGTTTATGGTGTCGCCTAGATTTTGAATGTTATTGGTTACATTTTGTACTTCAGTTTTGTTAATTTCATCACCCAGACCCTGCAGGTAATTTCGGTACACTATGGCGGCAATTATGGCTATAACTATTATGCCTCCAATAATGAGGATCATTTCTGCTCCAGTCTGCCCTGATTCATCATTCACCATTCCAATAGTAAAACCCCCTTTCTATGAAAATCCTAATAATCCGGGTCCTAAAAGTGTTATAACATAAAATATGGCGTAAGCTGCCGGTACTAAGAGTAGAGCATATTTCACTCCCTTCTTGGCACTTCCATACATGACAATACCAATTAATAAGCTGGCAATGATGGAGTGTATGATTATATATCCTGTGGCGGACATCATAGCTGCGTCTTGCAGTGCATTTGGTTTTCCTATGACCTCAATAAATGAAGAATAGGTCATAATCATTCCTAATGCAAAAGGTGCGGCTATAATGGCGGCTATAACCAAAAACATCACCGACATCATCACGTTTGCTCTTCGCTCCCTTTGAAGAGATAAAACTGCTCTCAGGTCTTCCGCTACAGTTTCGATTACATCGGCTAGACTTCCACCAACCCTTCTGCCTTCTAATATCATACGGAATGTTCTATCAAGATTTTTGGACTTCAGACGCTCCCCCATCGATAACAGGGATTCATCAAAAGTGCTTCCAATTTTTATTTCGATTACAGTCCGTTTAAGCTCATCGTAGAGTGGTCCTTTACCGTGTTTAGAGATATCTTCCAAAGCAGTCTCAATACCCACCCCGGCGCGTAATAATGATGCAATCTGCCTTAGAAAATCAGGAGTTCCATTTTCAATGGCATCTACTCTTCTTTCCATTAAGAAGAACAACCATGCACCAATAAGAATAGCAGGAGCAAATAGTCCTAACAGAATTCCTAAAATGGGATTTATTCCAAAAATTGAAAATAACACAAATGCAACTACTGCTAATCCGAAACCGACTAAAACAAGTAAAGTTATAAGATCAGAAGCTTTAACGTACATCCCTGCACGAATAAGTGTCTCCTGAAGTTTTACAAGATACCTATCTGGGAATATTCGGTCCATGGTCTCAGATACTGGTGCTAGTGGGGGGGGTATCAAGGCCATTTTTTTTCACCTACTCATTAATTATGTTAGCTTATTATATATTATATTATTATAAGTAAGTCACGGTTTATTGATTCTTACTTCACTAGACATTTTTTATAGGTTAGACTCTTCCTAGAAACTCAACCGTGAATCTATATTATTCAAGACTTTAGATCTTTTTGCCACCAGTACCATATCTTCCACTCGAACTCCAAATCTTCCCTCCAGATAGATCCCTGGTTCTACAGTGATCACCATTCCTGATTCCAATTTTTTATTCTCTCTTGATGACAGTGAAGGCATTTCATGAACCTCCAGACCCACCCCGTGGCCGGTGGAATGAAGGAAACTTTCACCATAGCCATATTCAGTTATAATATCTCTAGCCACCTTATCGATATAAGAAGCCTTGACTCCTGGTTTAATGGTTTTTATGGCCTTATTTTGGGCTTCAAGTACTATATCAAAAATTTCCTCTTCCTTTTCTGTCCGGATCAGGGTACGGCTGGTGTCTGAAGCATAATGATTATGTACTGCTCCCCAATCAATTACCAGGGGGCTTTCTATATTTTCTGAGGATGTGGATGCATGGGGAAAACTGGAACGTCGCCCCGACGCCATAATAGTATCAAAGGCTGGTTTACTTGAACCATTTTGTCTCATTAGATATTCCAGTTGGGCTGCAGCATCCTCTTCAGTACCACTCATTTCCAGTTCCATTAATGATTTTTCGGCGATGTTGATTGCCTTCTGGATATGAGAAATCTCCTGGTCTGATTTTATAACTCTTGACCTTTCCACCAAGTCCGTCACCTGAATTTCAAAGTCTCCACCCAACTTCTGGTAGGTGGCAATGTTAAGGGAGGGTTCCACTCCCAGATTAACCGGAAGTACCTTCTTGAGTTTAGGTAAAGATTTTAATTCATCAACCTCAATGGTAGATGTTTCTTCTGCCTCTTTAAGGTCTAATTTAGGAACCAAGAGTACGGGATCATCTTTAAGTAAAAAAATTGAAGTGCTGGTTGGCCAGTAACCACTTAGATAAGTTATATTTTCTGGTTTGAAAATCAGGAGAGATTCTATTCCTTCCTCATGCATCTGGTTGATTATTTCAGGAATTTCCATTGAAACCTCCTTGACTATGAAATAATATATATATCATGATTTTTTTTCACTTGATTTCTTATTTTGATGTTTTTGGGTATTTATTTATTAAATGAGTTTCGATCTTCTTTTTAAGATTCTTTTGTACTTGGGGGGGTATTCTTCGAGTAATGGGCTGGGGAATGTAACCGAAATCCGGGTCTTTGAACTTCAATCCTCCAAAGACTACCTCTTCCTTATAGCGTGGAATGAAATGCCAGTGGACCTCTGGTTTCGGATTCTTTTGGCGAAAAGTAGCGTTTTTAAAACAACTCCAGTTGAAGAGCGTGGGGTTGAAAATGGTTTTCAGAGTTTCTTCCAGTCTTTTCACAATTAACCCGAATTCTGTCCATTCCTCTTTTTTTAATCCAGAGAGATCTTTACAACCTTTCTTTTGGGCAACTACGCAGGTACCCAGATATCTCTGACTGGGTGCGAGGAAAATAAGCCAGTAGGTTGTTTCCCATATTAAATCTCCATATCCTTCTTCTATTTGGCAGTATTCGCAAGAAACATTCATCTAATGTACCCGTATATTTAAATAATGGTTCTATGATTTTTAATCATGAAATATCCTCGCTGTGATTAATGAAATATTCTATTTTTTATATTAATATTATTATAAAATCTCATATTAAGTATTATTATAAAATCGGATTAAAAATTATTTGCATTGGAGTGCTAATTTAGATTATTATCCTATCAAAATCAATTTCAGCGGCTTTTTTGGTTACGGCGAAAATTATTATAAGTAAGACATTGGTTTTATTTAATATGGTGAAGTTTACTTCAAGAGAAATTAGGGATATAATAATCTCTATGCTGGTGATTGCCGGCGCTTTCGCTTATATATTCAGTGGAAGGAATTTAAATATCTTCTTTTATCTCATACCTGTTACTCTGGTGTCTGTTGGATTGGGGTTCGTTCTTCACGAACTTTCCCATAAATTCGTCGCAGTACATTACGGGTTTTATGCCGAGTATCGGATGTGGGTGCAAGGTTTGATATTAGCCCTGGTGACTGCCTACTTTGGTTTTGTATTCGCAGCACCGGGGGCGGTTTACATTCACGGAGAGTACATATCTAGGGAAGAGAATGGGAAAATTTCCCTGGCAGGGCCCATGACCAACGTAATTTTGGCATTTATTTTCATGGGCATAGCCTTTCTTTTCCCGTCTCCAAGCCTCATATACCTTATGGGGATATTAGGATTCACGGTCAACAGCTTTTTAGCCCTTTTTAACCTCATACCCATCAGTGTGTTTGACGGTGCCAAGGTTTTTAAATGGAACCCAGTTATTTGGGGCCTTTCAGCAGGATTATCCTTTTTAATGGTCGTTTATTCCATGTTAGGAAGTTTAATGTAGGATCTGGTTAAATGTTCAGAGAAATCCCCGTCACATATTTTGGATGCACTCACCGGGCTGTTAATCCGGAAAAAACAATTAGCAAGGTTGAAGGGAAACTGAAATTTGCAGGAGTGACCCGAATAGCCGAGATAACTCACCTGGATCGGGTGGGAATACCAGTGTACTCCGCCATCCGGCCCGGAGCAGCAGAGGGTGCGGTGAGTATATATGCTGGTAAAGGCGCAACCAAAATACAAGCCAAGGCTTCGGCCATGATGGAGGCATTTGAGAGGTATTCTGCAGAGTTTCAGGCTTCAGACAAGGTTAATATAGTTTCAAAGGTTTATGAACCGGGTGAATGTTTGGATCCCCGTTCGCTGATCATCCCCCGGAGAATATCTGATCCTCACTCTGAAAAAATAGAATGGATACCAGCTCTGGATGCCAAAACCGACAAAAAACAGCTTATACCTGCTAATGCAGTTTATCATCCATATCAGCCACGGGATGGGGTTCATCTTTTCAAGTCCAACACCAACGGCCTGGCGTCAGGCAACGTCCTGGAGGAGGCAGTTTTTCATGGGCTGATGGAAGTGGTGGAGAGAGATGCCTGGAGCATATTTGAAGCACGTAAGAAACATAAAAAAGAAGTTATATGTGATGAAACTCAAAACGAGCTTATTAGAACCCTTCTGTATAAATTCAGGAAAAAGGGGGTGGATGTTAAGCTGGTGGACCTCACTGCCGACATAAAAATAACCACCATAGCGGCAGTGGCCGATGATACGGTACTTAAAGATCCGGCTCTTCTGACCATGGGGGTGGGCACCCACTTGGATCCGGAAATCGCGGTAATAAGGGCCTTAACCGAAGTGGCTCAGAGTCGTGCCACCCAGATACACGGGACTCGGGAAGACACCAACCGGGCTGTTTTCATGCGAAAAGCAGGATACGAGCGCATGAAACGCATTAACAAACATTGGTTTGGGGATTATAAGGAAAAAATTGACGTATCCCAGATGGAAAACAAGTCCACCGCTTCCTTTAAGGATGATCTGGAAATTTCCTTGGATGAACTTATAAAAACAGGCATTAAAGAGGTTTTATATGTTGATATCACCCGTCCAGAGATTGATATTCCAGTAGTCAGGGTTATAATACCTGGATTGGAAGTATACGCTGTGGATCCTGAACGGATGGGTAAAAGAATCATGAATAGAGATATTTTTTAGGATATTTTTAGGTCATGGCCCGGTTATGGTCCCAAGTTATGGTAATTATTTTGGTGAGTTTTTGAAACAAAAATTGATGAGGCGGGCTCTTTTTCTTTCCTACTTCACCATCATATATAATATTGCCGAGGGTACCTTATCCATCCTCGCTGGAGTATGGGCTGGAAGTGTTTCATTAATTGGATTTGGCCTGGATAGCGCAGTTGAATCCCTTTCTGCAGTTATAATGGTATGGAGATTTAGGAAGGACGACCTAGAGCCAGATGAGGAGGAAGGGTTGGAAAGACGGGCCTTAAGGTATGTTGGTTATACCTTCCTCATCCTGGGCGGATACGTTTTGTACGAATCCTTTAGCAAGCTTTATAATGCAGAAATTCCTGAACCGAGCTTACTGGGAATAATGATTGCATTGGCATCCACAATTGTAATGCCCCTGCTTTTTTACCTTAAACATAGTACCGGGAACGATCTTGGAAGTAAAAGCCTGATTGCTGACTCAAAAGAAACTCTATCCTGTTTTTTTCTCTCCATAGCTCTTTTAACTGGTCTTTTATTGAACTATTTTTGGGGTATTTGGCAGGCGGACCCGCTTATTGGGCTCCTTATATCTGTCTATCTATTGAGAGAGGGCTATGAGATCTTGTTCGGTGAAGAAGATTAAATTAATAAATCCTACTTTCTTATTTAACCTGTTAATTTCAAATGAATACTATTTTTATGGGATTAACCCATCTATTAATGATAAATATGAAACAAGTTCTAGTCATAAGGGGAGATTTGCCCATGAGCAGGGGTAAAATAGCTGCCCAGGCCTGTCATGGCAGTCTTGGTGCTTATAAGAGGGCTGATAAATTAAAGATTACCAAGTGGGAAAGAGAGGCAGAAAAAAAGGTTGTTTTAAAGGTTAAAAATGAAGAAGAGCTTTACCAGATACATGAGTTGGTTAAAGCAGCTGGAATTCCCCATTACTTGGTACGGGATGCAGGCCATACCGAACTACCCCCGTCTACAGTGACCTGCCTGGGAATAGGGCCAGATGAAGATGATAAAATCGATAAAATAACCCAGGATCTCAAACTTCTCAAGTAATGATGTGGTGTTTTAGATGGAGTGGGTAGTTAAGATTGGGGGGAGCCTGTTCCCCAATTATGCCATAAATCTGGCAGAATCTCTTAAGAATAGAAAGGTCTTAATAATATGTGGTGGTGGAGATTTCGCTAATCTGATAAGGCAATTGGACCATCAAATTCATTTTTCGAGATCTGCCAACCACCATGCCGCCATAATGTGTATGGACATTCTAGGAAGACTTCTGTCTGATAAAATCAAGAACGGGGTAGCAGTATATTCTCTGGAAGATGCAAAAAATACCATAAAAGCAGGTAAAACTCCGGTATTGCTGCCATCAAAGCTTATGCATTTCCTGGACCCCCTGGAACACTCCTGGAGAGTTACTTCCGATTCCATCTCACTCTACTTCGCCCACCTCCTAGAGGCGAAACTATTAATAGCCACTGATGTAGATGGTATATACACGCGGGATCCATCCCAGGATGGGGCCCAGCTACTAAGGAATATTGATGATAGAAAACTACTAAATTTTGGTGAAACATCTGTAGATGATAGTTTTGCGGAGCTTTTATTCCAATACCCATCCACATGTTATGTTGTTAACGGAAAGTATCCCGAAAGGGTTCTATCCATAATGGATGGCGAGAGCTCTATATACACGTTCATTGGAGGAGATTAAATGGATAAAATAGAATGTACATCTTGTAAACAAGAGATATCCCCTGTAGAGACCTATGTAAAATTTGAATGTCCGGAATGTCAGGAGATTCTTTTCCGCTGCCAGAAATGCAGAACCTTTGGCCACATGTATCAGTGCAAGTGTGGATTTAAAGGACCTTAAGGACCTTATAATTGGAAATCTTACTAGAAACTTTTAGAATACTTAAAAATTTATGGGAGGAAATAGTATGGGAGATGTGGTTGCAACTATAAAACTCATGCCGGAAAGTCCTGATGTGGACTTGGCAAAAATTAAAACTGATGTGGAAAGTTCCATGCCATCTGGAGCTGAATTACACAAAATTGACGAAGAACCCATTGCTTTTGGCCTGGTGGCCCTTAATGTTATGGTTGTGGTGGGAGATGCCGAGGGCGGAACAGAACCAGTGGAAGAAAATCTGGCTCAGATTGATGGTGTTAACAGCGTAGAAGTTACTGACGTCCGCCGGCTCATGTAGCCTGGATGTCAATTTTTCTTATTTTAGTTATCATAAATCCATTCTTTATAATAGCAGATTCTGTTAATGGAGTCTATTTTTTTTCAACAAAATTTTTTTTAAACTGTGAATCTCCAGAAATAATCTTCAATAATAAATTTTTAATAATAATTTTTTATAAAAAATTATTAATAATGAGGATCAATCTTACACTGACATCTATCGAAAGTTGGTGGAAATATTGATTGACTTGATCCTGGCCTGTTTTATCGGCATATTCTGCGGTGCAGTAACCGGTCTGATTCCCGGGATCCATGTTAACACAGTGGGAGCCTTTATTTTCGCATCTTCTAATTTTCTACTAAATTTCTACTCTCCTGAATCAATTTGTGTCTTCCTGATATCCATGTCCATCAGCCATGCCCTACTGGAGTTTATTCCATCCATGTTTCTGGGTGTTCCTGAAGAAGGAACGGTACTATCCGT encodes:
- a CDS encoding lactaldehyde dehydrogenase, with translation MKMLINGKLEDKNNNIPVINPFNNELVDKVPLGNVEDVKGAILAANRACKLMDEMSSRKLSRILTDVHQELRENKEDMARLITLETGKTIRDSRMEMQRTLETLQLSAEECKRIYGETVPMDAAIAGKSVFGFTLKIPLGVVAAITPFNYPVNLAIHKLAPALAAKNSVVLKPSLTAPLAAMKLAEIMGYHLPPGAVNCVTGKSSVIGDELVTSTLINKISFTGSVPTGLSIAQKAGLKKLTLELGGNDPLVILEDADLDAAVSATVAGSYLNAGQVCIAVKRIIIQDQVADDFLEDLIRKTEKLKVGNPLDPKTDMGPLIDEQAALTVQNKVEDAVKEGAQLLCGGQRKGSFYQPTVLDHVQPDMQVVQEETFGPVSPIIRVKTEKEAYKMANYTQYGLQAGVFTQDINRAKRAVKNIEAGSVLVNKQPTFRTDNMPFGGFKMSGMGKEGVKYALEDMTRTKMVVIG
- a CDS encoding class III signal peptide-containing protein encodes the protein MVNDESGQTGAEMILIIGGIIVIAIIAAIVYRNYLQGLGDEINKTEVQNVTNNIQNLGDTINGT
- a CDS encoding type II secretion system F family protein — its product is MALIPPPLAPVSETMDRIFPDRYLVKLQETLIRAGMYVKASDLITLLVLVGFGLAVVAFVLFSIFGINPILGILLGLFAPAILIGAWLFFLMERRVDAIENGTPDFLRQIASLLRAGVGIETALEDISKHGKGPLYDELKRTVIEIKIGSTFDESLLSMGERLKSKNLDRTFRMILEGRRVGGSLADVIETVAEDLRAVLSLQRERRANVMMSVMFLVIAAIIAAPFALGMIMTYSSFIEVIGKPNALQDAAMMSATGYIIIHSIIASLLIGIVMYGSAKKGVKYALLLVPAAYAIFYVITLLGPGLLGFS
- a CDS encoding M24 family metallopeptidase yields the protein MEIPEIINQMHEEGIESLLIFKPENITYLSGYWPTSTSIFLLKDDPVLLVPKLDLKEAEETSTIEVDELKSLPKLKKVLPVNLGVEPSLNIATYQKLGGDFEIQVTDLVERSRVIKSDQEISHIQKAINIAEKSLMELEMSGTEEDAAAQLEYLMRQNGSSKPAFDTIMASGRRSSFPHASTSSENIESPLVIDWGAVHNHYASDTSRTLIRTEKEEEIFDIVLEAQNKAIKTIKPGVKASYIDKVARDIITEYGYGESFLHSTGHGVGLEVHEMPSLSSRENKKLESGMVITVEPGIYLEGRFGVRVEDMVLVAKRSKVLNNIDSRLSF
- a CDS encoding HIT family protein, which gives rise to MNVSCEYCQIEEGYGDLIWETTYWLIFLAPSQRYLGTCVVAQKKGCKDLSGLKKEEWTEFGLIVKRLEETLKTIFNPTLFNWSCFKNATFRQKNPKPEVHWHFIPRYKEEVVFGGLKFKDPDFGYIPQPITRRIPPQVQKNLKKKIETHLINKYPKTSK
- a CDS encoding site-2 protease family protein: MLVIAGAFAYIFSGRNLNIFFYLIPVTLVSVGLGFVLHELSHKFVAVHYGFYAEYRMWVQGLILALVTAYFGFVFAAPGAVYIHGEYISREENGKISLAGPMTNVILAFIFMGIAFLFPSPSLIYLMGILGFTVNSFLALFNLIPISVFDGAKVFKWNPVIWGLSAGLSFLMVVYSMLGSLM
- a CDS encoding YcaO-related McrA-glycine thioamidation protein: MFREIPVTYFGCTHRAVNPEKTISKVEGKLKFAGVTRIAEITHLDRVGIPVYSAIRPGAAEGAVSIYAGKGATKIQAKASAMMEAFERYSAEFQASDKVNIVSKVYEPGECLDPRSLIIPRRISDPHSEKIEWIPALDAKTDKKQLIPANAVYHPYQPRDGVHLFKSNTNGLASGNVLEEAVFHGLMEVVERDAWSIFEARKKHKKEVICDETQNELIRTLLYKFRKKGVDVKLVDLTADIKITTIAAVADDTVLKDPALLTMGVGTHLDPEIAVIRALTEVAQSRATQIHGTREDTNRAVFMRKAGYERMKRINKHWFGDYKEKIDVSQMENKSTASFKDDLEISLDELIKTGIKEVLYVDITRPEIDIPVVRVIIPGLEVYAVDPERMGKRIMNRDIF
- a CDS encoding cation diffusion facilitator family transporter — its product is MKQKLMRRALFLSYFTIIYNIAEGTLSILAGVWAGSVSLIGFGLDSAVESLSAVIMVWRFRKDDLEPDEEEGLERRALRYVGYTFLILGGYVLYESFSKLYNAEIPEPSLLGIMIALASTIVMPLLFYLKHSTGNDLGSKSLIADSKETLSCFFLSIALLTGLLLNYFWGIWQADPLIGLLISVYLLREGYEILFGEED
- the pth2 gene encoding peptidyl-tRNA hydrolase Pth2; the protein is MKQVLVIRGDLPMSRGKIAAQACHGSLGAYKRADKLKITKWEREAEKKVVLKVKNEEELYQIHELVKAAGIPHYLVRDAGHTELPPSTVTCLGIGPDEDDKIDKITQDLKLLK
- a CDS encoding delta 1-pyrroline-5-carboxylate synthetase; this encodes MEWVVKIGGSLFPNYAINLAESLKNRKVLIICGGGDFANLIRQLDHQIHFSRSANHHAAIMCMDILGRLLSDKIKNGVAVYSLEDAKNTIKAGKTPVLLPSKLMHFLDPLEHSWRVTSDSISLYFAHLLEAKLLIATDVDGIYTRDPSQDGAQLLRNIDDRKLLNFGETSVDDSFAELLFQYPSTCYVVNGKYPERVLSIMDGESSIYTFIGGD
- a CDS encoding zinc finger domain-containing protein, which produces MDKIECTSCKQEISPVETYVKFECPECQEILFRCQKCRTFGHMYQCKCGFKGP
- a CDS encoding elongation factor 1-beta codes for the protein MGDVVATIKLMPESPDVDLAKIKTDVESSMPSGAELHKIDEEPIAFGLVALNVMVVVGDAEGGTEPVEENLAQIDGVNSVEVTDVRRLM